The nucleotide window CATCACCTTTGTGTTGCAGTAATTATTATGTgccaaatattttattttaccttgGAAAATGCAAAAATGCATTTACGTATGGAGTGGTTCTTTACTTCAACGTCTGTTAAAAGTGAATCAAACTCTTTTCTAGtggaaaataagaataagaatggCCTTATAGATGTCTTGCTCAAGATTTTGCATCTTGTGAGAATatgtattcctttattttgacaTGTTCAAGTTTTTCAATCTAGGTTTTTACTTGGTATGGAGCCACAATCGAGATGGACGGTTCCACTGAAACTGATTATACAGCAGATGAGGTGTGGCCTCTCTACCTATCTGTATTTTTTTCTAAGTTTCTGCATTTTTTATATCAAATGGTGAACTTTGATTGAATTGAGCTACACTAAACCGAATGACTAAaggcatttatattttttgattctAGACGCCGATGATAAGCTATATAAATGTCCATGCTGTACTTGATGGACGTAGAAATCGTGCCAAAGCTTCTCCTAGTGATTCTGACACTTCTCAGGTATTATTTGGTTATTGTTCAGCGCAGAGTAAAAGTCAAAACTCAAAAGGTTCTTTTTGtcttactttatcatttattctTCTAGTCTTCTGTTTTGGGGTATCCAAAAACCATCTGCTTTCTCTGATTTACAAAATCACTGACAAACTTTGTACCATGGAGGATGTTTACAATTGTAGGGATGTGCGTGTATGTGtttgagagagagagatataACTATTTGCTCTTCTAATCTTCTGTTTATAGGGTATTAAGAAACCAACTTCTTCCTTACAAAATCACTGACAAACTCTTTGTATCATGGAAGTTGTTTACAATTGTAAGGGaatgtgtgtgtgagagaggaAGACATACTAGAAATGCTTGGCACTAGTAATTAACATGCCTCAATGATGGTATTATATGGTTAATGAATGTGGAAGCTATATAAAAGCCAAAATTGCAAGCTAAGCTAGGTTCACCTGGCTAGTTTTATCAAAGGCATAAAGGTGTTGAATTCAATTGGGATTTAGGTGCAAACCATAGATAAAGAACTAgcttaatgaaaaataatacaattgaaaggaaagataatatatatatatatatataacacccttcggggtggcccagtggtttgggcttgggacttccatgttcgaggtctcaagttcgaaacctcTTGCCAGCATAAACAAGGGGTTTTCTTAGTGTGGGTTACCTCTCttgtgtggtttgcgagctatggCATAGGAGTGGGGGTTTTACCCCTTGCGCACCCAAAGGATAGCGGCTGCGAtattcccttgtcataaaaataaaataatatatatatatattatttatttatttatttatttttaatttttttttttgataactgaGAAATTcatctgtgacccgccctttggaccaatcacagccttctaaNgtgggatttcactgggttgttgttgttgttgttgttgttgttgctttgCGTGGCGTGAGGCTTGAACCTGcaacctaagccacaaatcctccaccttttgccactcgagctaggccttgggggcaaGAATTTGTCCATCAGAGTGACCTTGCTAATCTGCATTAGTATATCCAACAGTTTGCTCATGTCCTTGATCTTTTGTAAAGTAGTCCTCTCGCTAGAgcatatttttatgtattaagAATAACTGTTTTTTAATGACTATCACAAATAGAATTCAAGAAATGACCTACTACACTTACTAGGGAGGCAGTTTCATGTAGAGTCACAGTGAGATACCTTAACTTGCCTGCCAAACTCCCCTAACCTTCTAGAAGTTAAAGTTTAACAGTTGGGTCCATCATTGTATTAATAGGTCTATAGTTTTTTATTCCAGACTCATTGAGAATATAAGTAGCATTTCCTTTGTGAAGTGATAATTCCTGATTTGGATTGAGCAATCTTAATACCTAAGAAGTACCCCAATCAACCATGTCCTTGGTCTAAAGGTGTTAAAAAAGGTAATGGGGCCATTCATCTCGTAAGGAGATTGGTGGAGCAATATAGGTAGAGGAAGAGACTTaaatatggtgttcattgacctaGAAAAAGCATACGACAAGGACATTAAGGCGATTAAGGACATATATAGTGGAACCAAGATTCGGGCAAGGACAATGAGAGGAGACTCAGAGCACTTCCCAGTTATGATGGGGTTGCACCAGGGGTCACCTCTTAACTTGTTTTTATTTGCCTTGGTGACGGGTGAATTGACGCAACATATCTAAGAGGAGGTTCCATGATGTATGCCATTTGTAGATGGCATAGTATTGATTGACGGGACACGCGGCACAATTAATGATGGTAGAGGTTTGGAGACATGCTCTGGAGTCTAAAGGGTTCAGGTTGATCAGGACTAATAGCCTTTTTGGCCAAGCTTTGGGAGAtaaaaaatgcttattttagAAAAGTTAGGTGTTAGACCAGGTTGTTGGAAGAAAATAAGTATTTCTAGGGTGGAGCAGAATTTGCTTTTCAGAAGCTTAAAAAGTAGCTTTTCCCCAAAACACTTTTATGAAAAGcacttttgagaaaataaacttAGAAGCACTTTTAAAAAggtttgtcaaaaaaaaaaaaaagcacttTTAAAAAGGTTGGCCAAATgtgcttttaaaattttatggcCGAACAAAAGTTGTTTCTCACCAGAAGTACTTTTTGAaaaagcaacaacaacatacccaatataGTCCCAGAGTGACatttggggagggtagagtgtacgatCCTCTGCCTCAGAGGTGAGGTAGAGAGGTTATATCCAATACACCCTCGACTCAAGACAAAAACAGTTTAGAGAAAGATGTAATGGAAGGGTAAGAGACGATAGATAATAACAAAACAATTGATAGTAGCAGAACAATTCTACAACAATAATCCTATAATCTAACTATAGGAGACTACAAGACTAAGAGGTAATATGTGAAGGATAGAAGCCTGCTTTTGTGTACAATGATACTTCATCCTTTTTGGTAAACGGAAGATGATACTTCACTTCGGATGATTGGAAGCGGAAATGGCTTCTCTTAGGGTGCTCTGGCAGACTTTAAATTATCCTAGTTTTGATATATGTTGAAGTTTTCTATTCTAATCTTATTCTTACCTTCTTTCTGTTAATTAACCATACAGATAACAGAACAGTCAGAACTGCATGTGTTTCATTGACAAGTTTTAACATACTTGATTTATTCAGGGCCCAAGAGTTATTGTTGTGGGACCTACAGATTCCGGCAAGAGTACTCTGTCAAGGATGCTTCTTAGTTGGGCTGCGAAACAGGGATGGAAACCTACTTTTGTTGATTTGGACATAGGTCAAGGATCGATAACTATTCCAGGATGTGTTGCTGCTACACCAATCGAGTTGCCTATTGATCCAGTTGAAGGAATTCCACTTGAGATGCCTATGGTCTACTTCTTTGGCCATGTGACTCCTAGGTAGAAACTTTGTACCTTAACATTTATCTTCACATCGTGCCTCTTATACATGATAAAGTTTGTATGAAGAAAACTTGCTTTAGCACTTGCAGTTTGCGTTTGGCATATTTACTAACTAGCAGATACCACTTTCCTATTTAACAGTGCCAACATAGATCACTACAAGGTACTCGTCAAGGAGCTTGCTCAGACTCTGGAGACGCAATTTTCTGGCAATGCTGAATCTCGAGCTTCAGGCATGGTAATAAATACAATGGGATGGATAGAGGGAGTTGGTTATGAGGTATTTAAGCTCAATTCTGTGTGTTTTTAAGTGTAAAAGACAGTGTGGGTAGCATTTAGAGTTTTGTGGTCACTGTTCAGTCTTATTTTGCAGTTGCTACTCCATGCGATTGATACGTTCAATGCCACAGTTATTCTTGTCTTGGGTCAGGTATGTTCCACTACTGACAGTGAAGTCTATTTTATATGAGAAATTTTGCGCGTGAAGGCATTTGATATTATGATGTAATTAATATAAAGGGAAACCCAAGTCCTGTGAACCAGGGTATTAAAATTCTCTCGGACACTTTATTGGTTGGAATACTCTCCCAGTAGGCAGTTGTCTGTGAAGTACTTCACCTTGGAGTTTTGTTACTTCAGTTAATCTCCATTCTCCTAGAATGAATCTCTTAGTGGTTTAGAAGGTTAGCAGATAATGATGTATATTGCTTACAACTTCCAAGAAACTGGATATGGAAGTTGtgattgttgttttttttaatgaagaatGATACACATACTTGGAAGTTGGAACTTCTTTTATCTTCTGATTGTCAGCCATGCATCAATGTTGTTACTAGGAGTAAGTGATGTACCTTTTTCTcccaaaaaattaatatagaaACTATATCTGAAATAAGGGGTATTAAACTGAAGAAGAAGCTTTGCAGTAAATGAAGCATTCTATTTTGATAATTTCACACTTCTATTTATGTTGTTTGGCTTTTGATTGTTCTAGCGATCAGTACAGTTTTCTCCCTGGTCATCACTATATTCAGATTGTAATGGCAACCCCCCCcctccaaaacaaaaaaaaaaggaaaatagaaaCGAAAAAATAATTGACCTCAAGAATTAGTATCCATAAATTGCTTTTTCGTAGAGCTATTTTATACACAGCAAGAGTTGTATCTTATTTCTATTATGTGGTTGGTACTCTGGGTAGGAAAAACTTTGCAGCATGCTAAAAGATGTATTGAAGAATCGGCCTAATGTGGATGTGGTGAAACTTCAAAAATCTGGTGGTGTTGTATCAAGGAATGCAAAAGTACGGCAGAAAGCAAGGGGCTACAGAATACGGGTACAGATTTCCTTTATAGCTTAGTAATAAAGAGAGTTGGGAGTTGGTCCCAGTTCATGCACTGGGACAATGCTTGCTCTTAGGGAGTATGGTACTCTTACTTTTCAGCTTATCCTTGTAATGCAAAACCAACATTTTTTCTGTCTTTGCTTCTTCCCCAGGAATATTTTTATGGCCCTTCGAATGATCTCTCACCACATTCTAATGTGGTGAACTTCAGTGACTTGTTCATCTACCGTATAGGGGGTGGACCACAAGCTCCACGCTCAGCTTTACCTATTGGTGCAGAGCCTGCTGCAGATCCTACAAGATTGGTTCCTGTTAGTATCAGCCGAGACTTGCTCCATTTGGTTCTTGCTGTCTCATATGCCAAAGAACAAGATCAAATAATTTCCAGGTGAGGCTGATCATAATGTCATAATTGTATAATACATgactaatattaaaatttacaaCTAAATAATATACTCGTTAGGCTATTCTGAAAGGTAACTATTTTATTTACAGCACAACAACTGAGGGTTAATTCCTTCATGATACCATTCACTCCACTCCCTGCATAAATCTTAAATATCTTGTATTACACAAATCTCATAGAACTTCAATGTCAGAGTGAAATTGTTATGAAAATCAAGAGTACTTCCATTAAAATGCGAGGAGGCTTGTGTAATTGTATTAGGAGCCTCAGTTTCATCCCTTGCTTGGGCTTGGgcttgggcttgggacttccatgttggaggtctcaagttcgaaaccccttgcttgcgaaagcaaggggtttgccggGTCAAGCTTGCCTAGTGCAGGTTACCtttcctatgtggtttgcgagctattacATAGGAGcaggggttttaccctgtgcgcacccaaatgGTAGCGTCTATGAGtttccctttaaaaaaaaaaaaggagccTCAGTTTCATCACTTAGTGATGTAGCATGGAAATTTGAACGTTTTCTctctttattctttttgttCAAGTTATCTTATCATTTACTTCTTTTATTCCCATGTCAGTAATGTTGCTGGATTCATCTATGTAACCGACATAGACTTACACAGGTTTGTACTCAAAATGTCTTCTTATTAGACAATCAAGTTTACGATTCTGAATGCTAGTATGATCTTTATCTCTGATTATCTCTATTTTCAGGAAAAAGATAACATATCTTGCACCATGTGCTGGAGAACTTCCAAGCAAAAACCTAATTGTGGGAACCTTAACATGGATCGAAAACTGAAATGTATAACTGCAGTAGCCGGTGGTTTTTCAGTCTTTGAGCTTTGTGCTTCCTATAGAGAGAGTGGGACAGCATGGAAACGCCCGCTAAGCTTTTGGTGTCGTAGAAATTAGTAGGCTTTTCTGTGATGACCGTATTATACTACTGTACCATAGGTGTTAAGCTTTATGGAGAAAAAACGATTGTACAAATAGCAATAGCCCCTCACCTCTTATACTGCCAAATGATAGTTTCAATTGTCTTTTGGCATTATTGGAGTTTAAAACTTAGCAGTTAGACATTTTGACATCCCTGAGTTTCTGGAAAAGCATTAATGTTATTCTCATTTTGACATCCCTGAGTTTAAACTTAGCAGATAACATTGTGAGACTTTCTTTGAagttagtattatttttttttccgtCTC belongs to Solanum stenotomum isolate F172 chromosome 1, ASM1918654v1, whole genome shotgun sequence and includes:
- the LOC125847983 gene encoding protein CLP1 homolog; protein product: MAYGGTNVNPLAATGGSTTVRQVKLEKECELRVEASADSPLRLRLLTGTAEIFGTEIPPGIWLNFPPRLKFAVFTWYGATIEMDGSTETDYTADETPMISYINVHAVLDGRRNRAKASPSDSDTSQGPRVIVVGPTDSGKSTLSRMLLSWAAKQGWKPTFVDLDIGQGSITIPGCVAATPIELPIDPVEGIPLEMPMVYFFGHVTPSANIDHYKVLVKELAQTLETQFSGNAESRASGMVINTMGWIEGVGYELLLHAIDTFNATVILVLGQEKLCSMLKDVLKNRPNVDVVKLQKSGGVVSRNAKVRQKARGYRIREYFYGPSNDLSPHSNVVNFSDLFIYRIGGGPQAPRSALPIGAEPAADPTRLVPVSISRDLLHLVLAVSYAKEQDQIISSNVAGFIYVTDIDLHRKKITYLAPCAGELPSKNLIVGTLTWIEN